TTACAAAATCGTACTGTACACCTAAGAACAATATAAcgattataacgtataataataacacatcaAAGTATGTAACAAGTATTGTGTATGCTGTGCGAGTTGATTGGAACACTTCTATTATTCGAATTACGATAATaacatgtaaaattataatattaataatgaaaacatgaaatatttaataatctctTTACTTTGTGCATCGATTTCGTGAACCCGTGATCTCCGTGTTCTATTATAACCCGAGTCTTCTCATTCATCGCCAATAAGGGCCTCCGTTAATGTCATAATGGTTTATTCTCGTATCTACCATCATCACTCGTTTcgcaaaaataattagttaagcacaaataactttattttaaagttaaagttgttaaaatgtatcacAACACATAAACTGTTGCCACCCTTTAAAGTAGTTTCGAAGTACAGAATCATTAgcagataattataaaaaatagataaaaaaaaataaagtacgtattatttttggtCGTGTGCTTAATTCAGCGAATTAGTCGAATTCTATGTATTCCGATAATGTGCGCGtacaacttaattaaaattttgtttcgtTCCAAAACAGTATGCGCGTTAACCTTAAAACTGTATAAACTCTTATGGTTAGCGTAGCGCGatcctatatatgtataatgtgtttttgattttatttctacATTATGATATTGGGAAGTTTCagtaaatttttagtaattttttataagattctTTAATGGAACTCGAAATGTTTTGCGTGAgtagtaatttttatgataatcacTAAGCTCTCGTACGTCTAACTAGCCTGTCATTTGTCACGGTGATGTATaacgtatacgtatatgttatatgatatatatgtataatatttatgttatatttatacacatatagacggcacatatataaataatatatgatacatgtataatgtaggtatgtaggtatataaagatTGACAGTCAAAACCAGATGGGAAGTTTACATATTTGATCAATGCCAAAAAGCTTTTCCGTGTATATAACTAAAAGTCGGAATGCCATTATGCTCTCAACCGCTCTCGACTATAACAACCATCGATCGACACTGTACAACTGTCAAACACaattattgctttttttttcattgcgcAGGTGTgcgtgataaaataattgtataatattattatctgataCGTTTGCGGTACGACGAGTACGCAACATACACCAGTACACCACATAGTATACGTTGTAcgctatataaaattattattaaattatccgTGTAAGGCATAGAATGAGTGAAGTGCGATAACCTATAAGGAGACGTGATTGGTGATTGGTGACTTATTGAAGAGTTCATCTGTAAACTTAACTTAAGGTTGCCAAAAgttgaatttgtatttaactaaTGATTCACTGCACCACAGCAATCGCGTTTTCAATTCcttatatttagaatttaaaactgaTCTTTTTCGCACAGattttttcttgtatttagatacctactgtattatattacacagttGTAATGGTTATACTCGGTATACACTACACTTGCATCACTACGCATCACCGGTGACACTATGCAATCGTCGGTTCAGTCGCTCCGGCATGACAAATATAGACAGTGTTCTGAGTGACTAATCATTACGGCAACCCCTTTATGTGCCATTTTTTTCAACCTgatcattataaaatcgatCCAAAACCGCTGAAATACCAATCCTTTGCATTTCAAATGCCCAAGCGTCTAACACGTTCCGTCATTCGTACCGATACTACAGTAGTAGGTGcaaaaatcgaaaatacaATAGATCAGAACTATGGTCAAGACAGCgggaatatacatataagggTCACGGAGCAGTTGGCTTAATACCTCAGTCCACCGTCTCTGTGGATGGCCGTtcctatatttttaacgtaaagTAATCCAACCAGTGTTACTACGTTTTCTTCATTGTTAACCGTGAATATCGTACATCATAAGTCAATATGTCATAAAACTATTGCTTTAACTCTCTATATGACAGTACGTGGTGATTATGAATATAACCAACAAATCCTCGTGCTGTTGTTTTTGTGTTGTTATTTATACTGACCGGCTCACCGCGGACATAACAGTTCACCAGCCGTTGTAGCCGCGTCGGCTAGAATCAAAAGCGTATTCAGGGAATAAAAGAAAAGAAGAAACTTAGGACTTATAGGTTGGTGTGTTCGGGAACGTGTGATAAGGAACACGGCCTATCCATTCTTTATTATCTATGTCCATAGCGGCACCTACAAGGAATTTAGAGTTTTGGGTACAGTTAAAACTGTACTGTCGGACTGACTGAACTCACGGTCAACGTCTGTGGTATCTTATCAGAAATACGGTATACGCCACCGTCGCTTATACACAGACCCCGGATTAAGGGAGGGGGCATGGACCCAAGCCCACAACGGATATCAAACAATAGTGGGCCCCTGGCGaatagtactttttttttattaaatcagaaatatttggatatgataatagtaatatatttcgtatatCATCACccatctttttattttttgatttatttaataggaaACTGGgtgttttattgatattgcattatattttaaattttaacagtattttatttgactaatttatgaattgttaaaaatttaaaacattaattcaatttaaaattattcttattttttcctttaaaacatttttaccttTTATGAACTCCAAAAATTTTCCCTCTCCGAATAGCGGACAAAATGTCGGTGTCCGAGTATctcactgtattatatatatatatatatataatttaacctatattatagtattaaagtgTACATTTTAACTGTGGCAATAACTCTTAGTGTATCTGTTTCGTTTGATAATGTCAGGTCGGAGCTTAAAAGCACTGTAAACACTATGACTAAACTTACACATACTTGTAGTGTATACAttcatgaaaacattttaaacatctaccctttttatatttgatatgtatataatataagtatatatatatatatatgtatgatgtTATGGTTATATCGAGTCCAGAGTTAATTAAAGTTGATAGTATTACAACGTAATTGCAtaacatacattaaaattgcTATACAGCGatggcattattattatgatatctaTAACAGGAAGTTGTACCTATTACaaagttttaatacaaataacgttatataggtatttccaTTTATGGAATGGAAGATCGTTGTCTGTAGTTGTAGGCAGTGCACCAACAATAGTTCtctatatatgtacaatggtctaagttgtttttatagtatataggtgCCTATAACGAAATCGTTTCATGTTGTATTCGTTATAATAATCTgacattgtataaataatattataaattaataaaattcatttttcacagccaaaaatataatcatcttATTGAAAAaccataggtatattattcttatagttCATAAATTTTGACTGGGtgagaattattatattatttatattatatatacgaatatgataaatgatacGTGAATGGCCGAAACTTAATGATAAACTTTAACGATTAGGTATAATGTGATAAACGCATTAAACAACAGatgaatgttattatatagaagTGAATAATTCAAtcgtatttttgaaaaataatttatcacacttgtatatttcattatgttactttttagttataaattataactgactggaaagtatattttatattagggagatataatgcaattatatgGCTTCTAAGAGGACGTAATCGTCACACCCATGTGGATTGTTTCCGTCTTATAACTCACTCACAACACAGTGAATTTTACGTTCCAAACAatctatttaagtatattatttttaatttttataaagtgagtttatgtattattaagtttaaaggtaagaattgTATCTAGTTTCTAAAACCTAGagacatttcaaaaattatattataataatatatattaaaatacaattttctttttaaacattctaagattataatattatatagaatatagaatataatattggtattattggatttttttaattacgcgTAGATGaacgattaaattataatcttatagccaatttttgtttgtgtagaatatatacttatataatatgctattataatatgttattcatattgtataaatgtatgatcTAGTAAATATATTCCAATTGCGAAAAACGTAAATACGTCTCATCTAACCGTTGTTccgtaagaaaaaatatttactcgtTTTCTTACTgtacatcattatattaatcaaaatcatACACGAGCCTAGTCAACAGTCAGTAGTCAAATCTgtattttccattttaatgataataaatgcgTTTCAACCTATAATAAAAGTGCTTAAATCCGACTTCGTAACGACGAAATAATAGtacgtcatataatatattatacgttgagGAAATTGCAAATGGAAAGTTTTTTACAAAgtttaattcatatatattttattaggtcgaaatatttactatttaattttaactcgttaatttaagtttatattgaaaaataaaagtttagatAATacaaagttacattttttaaaatttttacatgtcgtgtattaaatagataaaaaaaaaataaattacattaataaaaaatcagtttgttctttttaatttttaactggaTATTTAGAATCTATGCCAAAGCACATCAAGACAACTTGATAAAAGTATATGTacgcaaaaacaaaaacaaaaaaacaaaaaacaaaaacaaaaacaaattatttaaaataaataatgcatatcATAGTGATTGAATGAAAACAATGACAATAAAGGAGGTACtccaatgattttttattaatttgcccaaaatacaatttttatttcaaccaTATATCATCGTgtccaaaaaaattaaatcttatttcAGCTATTGTGGCcaatctaaacattttattatatttataggcatgttattattttgatcatataactattttatattataaaaatttttatttaattacgaaattaaatataaattagggtaataataacaataatagtcaaaaatataactaagtaAATGTAATCTGAAATTCTGATTATgggtgtttttaattatttaaaatatttagttttaaatagtgTGTTTCATTGAGttttttatcgataatttatataaaaattgttacaaactatttaaattttgttcttattttaattttaagtaggtaagtAATGATATTAATGAACTTAGGGTTCAAATAATAGTTCATTTTAGgcttaagataaaaaaatgataaaaaaaaaaaataaaatagttaataggcTCAGAGTTTGTGGAGAAATTATCAGAGGagtaaatgtaaattgtttaatttacatgtactgcacacatatatacacattattttaggTATGGTTTTagattgcatatttttttattaactataaaaaaatcaaatgaataTTGTAACAGCTTGGTGAGAAAGTACGATTGACATAAAACAATTACcctttgtgaaaaaaaaacaatgttctCACGTTTGTTATACTATGTTATTAGCACGTTATATATTGTGCATGTGTGTGTAGAAATTTAGTGGCATGATAGGTATTGATTGTAAAGTACTATAATGATCATTTACTGtgcaaaaaatacataataaagatCATGCAATGTATTTTATCTCTACATATTGCCGATATTAAActctttaaaataagttagacGATCTGTGCCCAATCTTTTTTCAACGGTGCACcacattattacatttcaaCTGTTATGTTCTTAGATATATTTCGAAAGTACTTATTAGTAAGTGTTATAACGAgagtttaaataacttataagacaaataaataagacaatattaagataattgaatacaattcCATGATGTTATGAGAATTTGTtagatttaacataaaataaaatttatgtttttctgGTAACAATACTCACtatactgtgtataatatacattattaataatattcattcttGAGTTTTGctttgatatatataaaaaaaaataatttgtagtaaattattagatatattatgtatgcaaaGGTGAccagataaaaaaatacattaatacggaattaatttttttatgtttactaaaataaatcatttatttttaataaaagagcatttaatcttttaatagttgaatgaataaaaataatatttaaacaatatttatatcatataattcgggtgttaaaacaaaaacaaatattgcaaataataataaaaaagtcttTTTAGTTGATGTGTTTTCTTGTCGTCTAATATTTCAGTTGACATTTTCTTAGTGTATTTTTTCTAAGtacatgtgtattttattatattttaataaaaaggaaACAATAATTAGCGTACGcattatttttgatagtaTAATtctatgatacataatatattattatttttaataataaaaagatgtcttaaataataatagagaattaattatatacaaaaatactagTATGATAATTTGCAATTTCACCagtacctaattaatttacatatttatattattataatgttataactgataacttaaaataatcttaCATATACGTGTTTGTTAAATACTcaactaatgaaaaaataaaaaataaatttcaaatcaataaaatgagtacttatataattacatataattaataccatatttaattgaacttatttaatatagttaatagtttataattatcgaattatataaatatttgatttgcttattcataaattattcatatgattaattattatttttatttgacagtTGAAATTGGAGAACTCTAGTtcttgatttaattaaatcccAGTCCAAATAACCACCAATTAATAATCTGGAGCCTTGATATCCTTTTCTTCCATGTAGTACTCGATGGTtgtcaaaagttaaaatgtccccttaaaataaaataaaagtgttttaaatatataaagaatatAGGAAAGGTAATCAATTTAAaggtaaacatttatttatttattttatcgaaatatatgtaacattggaaatttacacatatatttattttatcatttattatttttattattgttttagttattaattactatttatttgaattaacaacttaaatttttaattctatactgtaaaatatttttctgagtatttctatacataaaaattaaatttcaaacgagCCGTTAATTAGTTATCacttagtatttaaagttttaatgagCGTAGAGAAGTGACACAGCTAGAGGAATCTCGCAAAATGTtaaactaaactttaaataggtagttaagttaagttacgtttaaatttattataattctcagAAAAATCTTCTATTTCTGagtatgcaatttaaaatttatacctactatctttttcaaaaaagtaaaatttaaataataatagtacctagtaaaaatataattattattaaaaaattatgtgtttCAATTGTTTAACTCcaagatataattttgtacagtGTAAAtagatattgttaattttttattaacttcatTAATGAAGTATAAGTTATTTGAACATCGAAAtgacaaatgtataaattagtgtaaatcaaataagaattattattgaaagctTGCTGCAAACACCAGACAAgtcttctttttaaaaaatgcagattattatggaataaaacaaatcaaacaATTCCCTACAAGTAAGACTTTaacataataagaaaatatttaatattttaatttttaaaattaaatttacaatcttGGGCACAATAGGTAAATGTGAcacaagtataattatatacaaataattacaagaaaatattactacccctaataacagtatattatatgtgaatCTTCTGAGGAAAGCAGCCAcccatacaatttttacaaaatgcatattatcaaatatagaCGAATCAATAGTACAGGTAATGTTCcagtatttttcatattattcagAATTTCaaacaagtataattttcaaaaaaaaaaaaaatcaaaacataaatagtgttttatttaaatttaaaaatgtctggTTTTTGTAGAAAgtcttttaattttgtaaatatattctactatttattgtattttacatgtAATTTGACAAGCatatgaacaatattaaagatatataCCAGGTTTCATTTTAAAAGTGCTGATGATTTTTTCGTTGTACGCAATCTTTACAAACTTTTCGATTGCATCATACCAAATGTGTACTTTATCTATTGATACAGGAAATTTTGAATCTCTGTGATGCtcactaaaattaattctcTTGATATTTCCATAACTGTCTTCGCTGTTTaaaagtaaacataaaataaaagtttaattaatgtCAATTGTAAATCTACAATATTTAGTACActtaaaataggtacctaaatacacattttcagttagttacaataaatattaaatgatgtgATGTAATGTACGTCTTCAAGTCAGTGGGTgtgtttcaattattattattaagggtGCTGAAtgctgttaatatatttaatgagtaCTGTTTAGATAATGTTAGTTACGGactgtgtatatttatttttgatttaacataaaatatacactatatcatattgaattattttgttcagtaactttgaatgaaaaaaaaagtttaagtataatttttgaaattaagaaCATTGAAACTCAGTGACGTGTACTGTTTAATGAGGAAAAAATAAGCCTACAAGTTGactacacaaataattatttatataaactggGAAATGGCTATGTTTTGTAGTTGTTGGTTTTTAAGTGAACCTCGTCATTGAgtaggttattataataaatgtataaaatttgatttcaatcataaataaaatcataaatcgaTGTGTCAGTATGAATAGAGTTGTGTAGTATAAATacgttactaaaaattaatttaaatattttgaaacaatttaattgcgtattatagtgaataataatacattataatatacacagtaaGTTTCGAAAAGTTTCAAgtataaacaaacaatatttttaaattacaaaaatataattattatcattaatttaaatatcaaatttcacCAGTGTATCTtcaaatgtgtaaaaaaaaattgtacacatGTAATTTTgacttgttaaaatatatttaaatgttcataaataataaacaatgaatttaaatatttaataatcatattattatgcctagacattactaatatataaatataaatatgtgttaaaaaattcaagtttttacggtaaaatattttataacaaaatacaaaactaatatcattaaaattatttttaataaaaattccggtttttcctaattattttgaaattaatttttgacacCTCGGAAAAAAAGATCCAATTTACTACCACCATAAATCACTCTGTAAGTCAGTGGTTCTTAACACGAGTTTTCTGTGAACTGATCTTAGATGTGACGCaaaatgattgaaaatataaattattcatacattGTAGGGTGCCCTGGGATTTTTATAGAACACCCAAGGGTgctgtgaataaaaaaaaaaaattgagaacTATTGTAGTCTAAATTGAAGATCGAAGCATTTTTAGTGTTTACTACTCAATCCTAAAGTTGATGTCagtcatgaaaaaaaaaatcacacatcATTAAATCAATGCATTTATCGTTCggaattaaacattataaataaaatgtatttaattaaattacataacatattcagttacacacaatatagtatatattataaatgtattcataaaattcaatgtcaatatacaatattattacgtatacaatgtatacattagatttaaaaacaatatttaaagaaaaagttATATCGATGGCAACAAACGTACTAGAACCATAATGTAACAGTTTGGTATTAATTGATATCCAATCACATATTATAGCTAATACAACTAAACAAAGTttcgaataaattaaatgttaaatctcTGCATCCGGGACTTTGTAGCCAAATATTCGTTTGATTACTTAGTTTTAGGTCGATAAATATTAAGCATATAGGCATATATACCAGTAGATATTATACGAGTTTAGTTTaagagtaaataaatatcgttGCACCTTCGATTCGtggtttcattttaaaatcaattaaaataataagttatgcaCACTAATTTCACTTGTATAACACTGTCTGGCTATAATCCTAGCTACCTTCCAATATCCGTAGCTGAACagcaatattatactacatacattttatgttattacataataaattattttacaaaagtcTACGATGGAGGCGACGACGGTAATAGTTTTAACCATTTCGACGCGGCACTAACCAAATTACGGGCGAGACGTAAATGTTATGGAAGCTGTAACCAGCGTCGTGGCCGCGGTCAATCCATCTCACCGGCACCGAGGACAACGTCTTATAACTGTCCACGTCCAATTCCTTCAGACGGTCGCACACCGACAGACCGTCGGACACTTCGGATTCACCGCCACTGGATTCTGGTTGAACGATGCAGTGCAGCAAAATCACCTTCAATCAAACCAAATGTCGAATAGTTTACACGGGTATTTTCacaaacatcaaaataatatattaatatacatatgttttatttttttgaaaaacatgacgattaatattattttattagcttatatattatattttttataatattttattgtacattttaagaaGATCtcgcacttttttttttaataatttgaacttgcatgtgataataatatgcctTTAGTAATACGGGAGGCTAGCGTTAGTAGGCGGAACAGCAAAAAATGAACGCCATTATTTGGAAAAGTGAAATTTGGAACGGcaatcatataaaacaaataaactattatataccagaaacatatgataataaaagttatatcttagaaaaacaaaaaatagataaatttataatatttacttaatatgacTATGTGAGTCACGATTTGGAACGAAATAAATTAGAGAAGCTAAAttccataatattacaaatgatCATTTCCTAAAGAAAAATTCATATCTATCTGAATAAGTGAATTTCCGTtgaacgtttttaatatttatacataaggttttaaaatttaatacaaggttctttatatgtattttttctgatacttaaaaatctaataagtacaagatatcatttttttttttataaaatactaagacTTGTTTGAaaacaactattaaaattattaaatttttatgtcattCCTAAGAGTCAACATTTTAACTCATCTATAGACTATGGTcatatcattttcaaaatattttaagttttgagatatatatacaaatttgaaaatattacatttttatattttaaaattttgagatgaaattaattgtactatacatattaaattttcattattattatttagaaactaACGtagttaaatatacttttttatattcaatttcgtttttattataaaatattaaaaacacaaaatatacctaaattgttatatcacgactttaaattaattttaaacagtatgttaaaaagataaaaagtaatttgtttggtttcattaatttttagcaaaataaacatatagaaTAGTAAGTCATTTGATAATAAcctttatgcatttttttatagccACATTTTTACGACATGTGTGATTTTATACTTctattaattttcagtttttattaacTGTTTTTCAAGATAATCATCAAGTTGtgatcaaatttaaatcagtAATTTTAGATCTTGAATGGAtcgatttttagatttttattcatgctataattttttctagttaGAATTCGTGGCTGTCAACCTGCAGTTCTTATAGTTCAAACTGTATAAGACATATATAGTAGTATGTCAATATacttgaaacaaaatattttatattatgtacatttcctgtatttttatatttaaaatctattatacacattaaatcAAAGGCATTAACCATCGTATTTTCTTAGATTTTTACTATTGATCAATTTCAGAAAATCAAGTcgtattcatatataattttgtagaaaatatttctgtatattttgaaattgtattttgtatttttttatatagttttaataaaaatatcacaaaaataatcaaataaaaattaccccCGGTGTATACTCGTAATATGGCAAGTCCGTATGTAGCTGTAAGTATGTTGATCTATATGCTAAATTGGTCGCATCAGAGTTCACTTCAACTTTGAACGTTTCCCTGTAAAAAGCACAGACAACAAAAACGAGATATTAGTTTTCGTAGAATtcgtttattcattttttcctcctcaaattgtatagaattttaatagaatttcaTCGCGACGTACGAGAGTCTATACTGTTCGTACGCGAATAATGTTTATTCCGACGTAGCTGGGTAGAGGTAGCTGTACTCACGCAGTACCTACCGTGACATTTCTGTAATTTATGCATTCTTATTAACTACACTTCGCAGTGATCGTCCAATAACGCGACGTCAccgtttttcaaataatatatagtacttgtgtgtataatatacgaaacaCGGAATAACGCACAGGacgtatcgtataatatttcacttaTTATTCGTATTAGTATTGTTAGTGTGCGCGTTTAGCTCGCCGTATAGAACGACCCGATCGTGTACCTACGTcacatcaaaaatatattattataatattattatagaatataatattgtacacgtGTACGGTATCATCACCCGTCTACCCGCACGTCGTTTACGATTTCccggtaggtatatattatatacacgactaggtttacgtataatattatatatatatatatatatatatatatatagtactttGAAATGtcgtattatacaaatatactcataataatatatttgccataatgtattaatatatatcataccaTATTGGTTAAATCGTAGTAGTTATTAGCCGGCACACACGggcgtattataatagtaggtatatagtataatatattatatatacgcgcgATTGGTTTGCCGACGTACGAGTCGGGCGGTATCAAAGCAGAAACTTTCCACTCGTGACTACGTCCGTTCAGAGCGTATGTCGTGTGCGCGTCGCggtcttattataatataacataacgtACCGTCGCGTATTCCTACGCACACCTTGCCTGCCCTTTGAAAACAGCCGTATAAACACGGAAATCGTTGCGCCGCGCACAATAACCGGCACgcgtatcacaataatatattaatacacacgctatttacttatataatatatacgtttcgGATCGGATGAGTCGCCTGCAGCAGACGACATCCCCTCCCCCACGCCAACGAACCGTCTACGCCGTGGCCCGGTGTACGCCACTTTGACGATCTGTGGCAAACGCCAAGTCGATTCAAAATAACCGCGAACCGAAATAATCGTACGCCGTCTGATCGAGATTTCAATTTAGACggactaaaattatataaagcaTTTACCTACTCATTTTTACCAACGTTTGTTTTTCCGCCGTTGCCTATATCATTTTCCTAGCCGTGTAACGacttttctactttttttttcgaagTCGAATTGTAAattctcaaaattaaatttttgaatcacGAAcgctaaaaattttaagacgtaaataatattgaagtaaaaaaaaaaaaaaaaattaaaaaatataaagtagatTTTACGACGAATTCGAACATGCCTTCggaaattttattgtacaaatgGCTCATTTGATATAACTGGCagaaaattgatactttacacaaacaacaaaatacatgatataaatttagtgTGTTATTGATATGTGCGTGCCCGTGAGGGAGTGCTACGCTTTTAAACTTTAGTCATATActgttatatactattacacTAATGATCGTTTACTA
This genomic stretch from Rhopalosiphum maidis isolate BTI-1 chromosome 3, ASM367621v3, whole genome shotgun sequence harbors:
- the LOC113556599 gene encoding gamma-butyrobetaine dioxygenase-like; its protein translation is MNGGGVRRWSATDSSSGDGRSEIRLDDGCGGGSRYPHAWLRNNCQCPSCTSAESGFRKQVIRDFRFDSAPARLQIISNDKLYVKWDDSHESTYDLQWLLERNFNEGQERYENQQVKWTAESFSAIFRSFKYEDVIKSDETLLQWLETLAVYGISVIKSCGLEHDRVKELAGRVAFLKKTQYGETFKVEVNSDATNLAYRSTYLQLHTDLPYYEYTPGVILLHCIVQPESSGGESEVSDGLSVCDRLKELDVDSYKTLSSVPVRWIDRGHDAGYSFHNIYVSPVICEDSYGNIKRINFSEHHRDSKFPVSIDKVHIWYDAIEKFVKIAYNEKIISTFKMKPGDILTFDNHRVLHGRKGYQGSRLLIGGYLDWDLIKSRTRVLQFQLSNKNNN